The Agromyces sp. G08B096 DNA window GGTGTCGACCGGATCCGACCCGGTCATGCCGCGGATCGACGGGCTCGCGGAGGCCAGGCCGTGGACGAGCCGGGAGGCGACGAGCGCCCAGGAGGTGCCGGCCCGCCTCGCGGTCATCGGCGGCGGGGTCGTCGCGGTCGAGATGGCCACCGCCTACGCGGGGTTCGGCACCGAGGTGACCGTGTTCGCCCGGAGCGGGCTGCTCGGCGGCATGGAGCCGTTCGCCGGCGAGGCCGTCGCCGACGGGCTGCGCGAACTCGGCGCGACCGTGCGGCTCGGCGTCACACCCGAGCGCGTCGAGCGCGCCCCGTCGGGCGAGGTGGTGCTGACCCTTGCCGGCGGCGAGCAGCTGGTCGCCGACGAGGTGCTCGTGGCCACGGGTCGCCGGCCGCGCACCGACGACCTCGGGCTCGAGACCGTCGGCCTCGAGCCCGGCAGCTGGCTCGACGTCGACGACGAGCTCCTCGTCCGCGGCGTCGACGGCGGCTGGCTCGTGGCGGTGGGCGACGTGAACCACCGCGCCCTGCTCACGCACCAGGGCAAGTACCAGGCGCGCGCGGCGGGCGACGGTATCGCGGCACGGGCACTGAGCCGGCCCGTCGACGCCGCGCCGTGGGGCGCGCACGTCGCGACCGCCGACCACCGCGCCGTGCCCTCCGTGGTGTTCGCCGAGCCCGAGGTCGCGAGCGTCGGCCTCACCGCGGCCGCTGCGCGGGACGCCGGCATCGACGTGCGCGTCGTGGAGGTCGGCCTCGACGCCGCCAGCGGGACGGGCATCCACTCCGACGGCCCCGCGGGACGCGCCGCACTCGTGATCGACCAGGAGCGGGGCACCGTCGTCGGGGCGACCTTCGTCGGCCAGGACGTCGGCGAGCTGCTGCACGCGGCGACCATCGCCGTCGTGGGCGAGGTGCCGACCGACCGGCTCTGGCACGCGGTGCCGGCCTTCCCGACGGTGAGCGAGATCTGGCTCCGCCTGCTCGAGGCCCTCGGCCGTCCGGGCGCGGACGCGTGAGCGTGCCTCCAGGCGCCGGCCGACCGTCGCATGCGGTCAGGATCCGGCTCACCGACTCACCCGTGAGCCACGCCGGCTACTGGTTCGCCACGGCGGTCGGCTTCGCGTGGGGCGCCCTGCTCAGCACGGGACGCATCGAGCGCCGTCGCGGCCTCATCGTCTTCACGGGCATGCCGACGTGGGCGTTCGGCCGCGGCGGAGCGTGCGTCGGCGGCTGCTACCTGACCGACCGGAACGTCTCGCACCGGGTGCTCGGTCACGAGGCGATCCATCGGCGTCAATGGCGCAGGTACGGCATGCTCTTCCCGCTGCTCTACCTCCTCGGCGGCCGCAACCCGCTGCGGAACCGGTTCGAGGTCGAGGCCGGGCTCGAGGCCGGCGGCTACCTCCGGCGCGCCGCGGCTACGGCTCGAGGACGCCCGAGATCGCGTCGATGAGCGCGGGGAGGCCGCCCTCCCAGTCGAAGCTCAGCGCGGTGGGCGGCGAGACCGAAGAGACCGTGACCCGGTCGGTCACCTGCGCGACGTTGCCCGCGGCGACGGCGGGGATGGCCTGCAGCTCGGGCTTGGCGAGGAATGCGGCGGCCTCCTCCTCGCTGTCGTGGTAGCTCACGATGAAGTCGGCGTCGAGCTGGTCGAGCTGCTCGTAGCTCAGCTCGTAGAAGAACCCGCCGTCGCTGGTGTCGAGGTCGGCGACGCTCGGCGCGACCTCGAGGCCGAGCTCGGTGAGCACCTCGATGCGCGCATCTGCCTCGGTGTAGACGTAGACGAAGCCGTCGCCGTCCCACACGCCGGCGAACGTCTTGCCCGCGAACTCGGGGTGCGCGGCGGCCTGCTCGGCGAGGCCTTCGGAGATGGTCTGCAGCACCTCCTCGCCCTCGTCGCTCCGGCCCAGGGCCTCGGCGGTGATCCGGATCTCCTCGTCCCACGGGGTCGTCCAGGGCGCATCGGGGTAGGCGACGACGGGCGCGATCTCGGAGAGGGTGTCGTACTGCTCCTCGGTGAGGCCCGAGTAGGGCGCGAGGATCAGGTCGGGGTCGGCCTCGATGAACTCCTCGTAGGGCACGGTGGCGCCGCCCTCGGGGTCGCTCAGCAGCGCCGGCAACTCTTCGCCGGCCTCCTCGTACGCCGCCTCGACCCAGGGCAGGTAGGCGCCCTCTCCGACGGTCCACACCTGCTCGGCGATCGCGATCGGGTACACGCCGAGCGCGACGGCGGCCTCCGTCGAGCCCCAGCCCCACGTCGCGACCCGCTCGGGGGCGTCCTCGATGACGGTCTCGCCGAAGGCGTGCTCGATGGTGACCGGGAAGCCCTCTGCCACGGCGCCGGTCGAACCGGCGTCCTCGTCGGTGCTGCCGCCCGCGCAGGCGGACAGGGCGAGCGCGGTGACGGCGGCGCCGGCCACGGCGATCAGGGAACGTCGAAGACGCACGGGGCTCCTTGGATCGGATCGGGGGTGATAAGGAGAGCCTAACCTAACAGCGACGGATGTCCCAGCTCCGTGTCATCCGACGACGCGTGCGGCACTCGCCGCCGTCAGCGCGACCCCGCGCCGGCTCACTCCGCCGCGTGGAACCGCCCGATCGGGACCACGAGCGGGCTGCCGGAGACCGGATCGGGGATGACCCGGGCCTCCAGCCCGAACGCGCCGCGCACGGTCTCGACGGTGAGCACCTCGGCCGGCGCACCCTCGGCGACGATCCGGCCGGCGCTCATCACCACGAGGTGGTCGGCGTACCGCGCCGCGAGGTTCAGCTCGTGGAGCACCATGACCACGGTCGTGCCGCGCTCGCGGTTCAGCGCCGTGAGCAGGTCGAGGAGCTCGAGCTGGTGCGTCACGTCGAGATAGGTCGTCGGTTCGTCGAGCAGCATGATGTCGGTCTGCTGGGCGAGCACCATCGCGATCCACACGCGCTGCCGCTGCCCGCCCGAGAGCTCCTCGATCGGCCGGTCGGCGAGGTCGGCGACGCCCGTGGCGGCAAGCGCCTCCGCGACCACCTCGTCGTCGTCGCTCGAATGGCGTCCGCACCAGCCCTGGTGCGGATACCGCCCGCGGCCGACGAGATCGGCGACGCGCACCCCGTCGGGAGCGATCGAGCTCTGCGGCAGCACTCCCACCCTCCGGGCCACGTCGCGGCGAGGCATCCGGCCGACGTCCTCGCCGTCGAGGGTGACGCGCCCGCCCTCGAGCGGATGCAGCCGGGCGAGCCCGCGCAGGAGCGTCGACTTGCCGCACGCATTGGGGCCGACGATGGCGGTGATGCGCGCGGGCGGCAGGACGAGGTCGAGGCCGTCGATCACGCGCCGGCCGTCGTAGCCCAGGACCACGCCCTCGGCGGCGAGTCCGGCGCCGGGCCGGCGTTCGGGCACGACAGCGGGCAGTGCGCTCATGCGCGGGTCCTCTCGGTACGGGCGAGCAGCCACAACAGGTATGGGGCGCCGATGACGCCGGTGACGATGCCGACGGGGGCCGTGAGCCCGGGGATCGCGAACTGCCCGATGACATCTGCCGCGAGAGTCAGCGCCGCTCCCGCGAGCGCGGACGCGAGGAGCGCCGCTCCCCCGCCGCCCACGAGCCGCCGGGCGACGGCCGGCGCGATGAGCGCGACGAAGGCGATCGGCCCTGCCACCGACGCCGCGGTCGCCACGAGGGCCACCGCGAGCACGAGCAGCACCACGCGCGAGGCATCCGCGCGCACGCCCAGGGCGGACGCGTGGTCGTCGCCGAGCGCGAGCGGCGCGAGCACGCGGGCGACCGCCGCGATCAGGGCCGAGACGATCAGCACACCGACCGCGAGCAGTGCCAGCTGGTCGCCGCGCACATCCGCGACGCTGCCGACCGTCCAGTGCAGCGCCGCCTGCGCCTCCCGGACCTCGCCCCTGGCGAGCAGCCACGTCACCGTCGATCCGCAGACGTACGCCATGCCGACGCCGACGAGCACGAACCGCACGCCGTGCAGACCCTGCCGCCACGCCGTCAGCCAGATCACGACCGCGACGGCGAGGCCGCCGCCGAACGCGAACCCGGCGACGGCGGCGCCCGCGACGCCGAGCCCGAGCATCGCCCACACCGCGCCGAGGCTCGCGCCGGTCGAGATGCCGAGGATGTCGGGGCTCGCGAGCGGGTTGCGGAGCGTGGACTGGAACACCGCGCCGGCCAGCGCGAACGCCGCGCCCACGAAGAGGGCCGCGAGGATGCGCGGCAGCCGCAGCTCGAACACGACGAACCGTTCGACGCGATCGCCCTGGCCGACGAGCACGGCGAGCACGCGGTCGGGGGTCACGCCCGCCGCACCGAACGACGACGCGAGGACGGCCAGCACGACGGCGAGCCCGGCCGAGACCGCCACCACCAGCAGCTGGCGCCGCCGGCGACGCGCACGCACGGACGCGACGACGGATGCCACGTCGGCCGGGCCGTCGAGCCGGTCGGTCGCACCGGCCGTCGTCATGCCCGTCACAGCCCGGCCACCCGTCGGCTGCGCGCGATCGCGATGAGCACCGGCGCGCCGAGGAATGCGGCGACGACGCCGGCCTCGAGCTCCGCATTGGGCACGATCAGCCGGCCGATGACGTCGGCGGCGAGCAGCATGATCGGGCCGAAGACCACGGAGACCGCGACGATCCAGCGGTAGTCGCTGCCGACGAGCCATCTCGCCGCATGGGGCACCACGAGCCCGACCAGCGCGATCGGGCCGGCGAGCGCGGTCGCGACGCCGCAGAGCAGCACGATCGAGAGGCCGGCCACCGCACGCGTCACACCGACGCGCTGCCCAAGTGCGCTCGCGACGTCGTCGCCGAGCGCCAGCAGGTTGAGCCGGTGCGCGAGGGCGAACACGAGGACCGCGCCGACCACGAGGAACGGCCACAGCGCCGCGACGGTCGAGAGCTCGCGACCGGTGAGCGAGCCCACGGCCCAGAACCGGTACTGGTTGAACGCCTCGGTGTCGCGGAGGAGCACGAGCGCGATGAGCGGGGTCAGCAGCGCGGTGAGCGCCGCGCCCACCAAGGCCAGGCGGACCGGCTCGCCGCGACCGATCGCGAAGACCACGACGGCTGCCGCGCCCGCGCCCGCGAAGGCGAACCAGATGTAGCCGAACGGGTCGACGATGCCGAGCAGCGAGATGCCGAGGACGACCGCGAGGGAGGCGCCGGCGTTCACGCCGAGCAGGCCGGGGTCCGCGATCGGGTTGCGTGTGACCCCCTGGATCACCGTGCCTGCGAGGCCGAGCGCGACGCCGGCGGCGAGGCCGATGACCGTGCGCGGGACTCGCAGCTGCAGGACCACGGCCTGGTCGGGGTCGCCCGGCACAGGCGCGACGAGCGCCTGCCACACGTCGGCCGGGTCGATGCCGCGCACCCCGAGGGCGAGGCTCGCCGCGACGACCAGCACGAGCAGCACGACTCCGCCGGCGAGCACCGCGATGCCGCGTGCGGCGGTTCCTCGGTGTCCCGCCCGGCGAGCTGCCCTGGGGGCCACCGGGCCGGCTGGCCCGGGCGCCGTGCCCGCCCCGGCCGCTGCGCTCACTCCAGTTCGGCGCGGCCGCGCCGCCAGTAGCCCATGAACGCGACGCGGCGCCGGTCGAGGCGTGCCTCGCGGACGAGGAAGCGGCGGAGCGTGGTGATGACGGTGGCCTCGCCGGCGAGCCAGGCGTAGCAGTCGCCGTCGAGGCTGCGGCCCTCGGGCACGTCCCAGAGGGGGCCGTCGTCGGGATCGGCGCGCTCGGCGTCGGCGAGCGCGAGGGCCGCCTCGCTCGGGGCGAGCTCGTCGTCGGGCGTGCAGCTGCGGGCGACCCAGTCGCGGACGACGGGAATGAGCCGGTCGCCGTGGGCGTCTCCGGCGGCGCGGGCGAGCCAGCGGACCTCGACGCCCTCGGGCGCGCGGACGTCGATGGCGTCGTCGGGGTGGGGCACTTCGATGATTGCGATGCCCGCCGCGTCGCGCGGGAGCTGCTCGAGGATCGCGCAGATCGCCGGGGCGGCGGTCTCGTCGCCCGCGAGCAGCACGGTCTCGACGGCGCCCGGACGGAAGTCGATGCCGCTCGTGCGGTCGGGGCTCAGCTCGTCGGGTCCGATGAGCACGATCTCGTCGCCGGGCGCCGCGGCGCCGGCCCACGCGGACGCCGGACCGAGGTCGCCGTGCAGGGCGAAGTCGATGTCGACCTCGCGCTCGGCGGGCCGGACGGCGCGCACCGTGTAGGTGCGGAAGGGGTTGCGCTGCTCGGCCGGCAGCTCGCGCCAGGCCCGGTACCAGTCGTCGCCGTCGGGGAAGTGGGCGAAGCCGGCCGCGTTCGGCAGCACGACCTTCACGCGCTGGTCGAGGCCGGCCGTGCCGAACCCGTCGAGGTCGTGCCCGGTGAAGGTCACGCGGGTGAACGTCGGCGTGAGACGGCGCACGCGCGCGACGCTGGTCCGGTAGCTCCGGTAGGCGGGGCGCGGGGCCGCCTCGACGACTGAGGTAAGCATTACCTAAGTCTGACACAGGCCGCGGGCGGCGTCGAACCGCCCGCGACCCGAGACGTCATCGCCTCGACCGCCAGAGCAGCCACACGAAGTAGGGCGCGCCCACGATCGCTGTGACGAGCCCCGCGGGCAGCTGGCCGGGGGCGATCACCGTGCGGCCGACCGTGTCGGCCACGCAGACGAGCAGCGCGCCGAGCAGCCCCGCGACCGGCAGCACCAGCGCGTGCCGGCCCCCGACGAGCGCGCGGGCCGCGTGCGGCGCCACAAGCCCGACGAAGCCGACGACGCCGACCGCCGCCACCGCGGTCGCGGTGAGCGCGACGCTCACCCCGAGCAGCGCGAGCCGCGCCGGACCGAGGCGGACGCCCAGCACCCGCGGCGTGTCGTCGTCGAACGCGAGCAGGTCGAGCTCGCGGCGGCGCGCGGCGAGCAGCGGCACGCTCGCGACCAGCACGACGAGCAGCGGGATGAGCTGCGGGAACGTGCGCCCGTACGTCGAGCCCGACATCCACGTCAGCGCCTTGGCGGCGTTGTAGGGATCGGTCGCGATGATGAGCATCGAGGTGATCGCCGCGGATGCCGCCGACACGCCCATGCCGATGAGGATGAGCCGGGTGGAGGCGAGCCCGCCCCGGAGCGAGAGCCCGAAGACGACCACCGCCGACGCGAGCGCGCCCGCGAACCCGCCGAGCGTCACGCCGAGGTGCGTCGCGAGCGGCCAGAGGGTGATGACGAGCACCGCCCCCACGCCCGCGCCGCCCGTCACGCCGAGGATCGCCGGCTCGGCGAGCGGGTTGCGCGAGACCGCCTGCACCGCGGTCCCCGCGAGCGCGAGCGCGGCGCCCGCGAGGATCGCGGCCGCGACTCGGGGCGCGCGCGTGTTCATCACGAAGTCGACGAGCGGCCCCGCCTGGCCGGTGATCCAGTTCAGGATGTCGCCGCCCAGCAGCTTCGCGTCGCCGAGCAGCAGCGAGACGAACGCCACGGCGACGAGCGCGACCGAGGCCGCCACGATGACGAGGATGCGTCCGCGCCTGGACAATCCGCCGCCCACGACGAACCCGGCGCCGGCCTCGTCCGCCGCCCGGGCGCGGAGCGCGAGACCGACGAGGAAGACCGCCCCGAAGATCGTGGTCACCACGCCCGTCGGCACCTCGACGGCCGCCTGCCCGCCGAACGCGAGGCGCAGGAGCACGTCGGCGCCGAGCACGATGATGACGCCCACGACCGCCGCGGCCGGGATCAGCAGCACGTGGCGTTGCATGCCGCGCACCCGCTCGGCGATGAGCCGCGTGATGGCCGGCGCCGCGAGGCCCACGAACCCGATCGGCCCGGCGACGGTCACGGCGGCCGCCGAGAGCAGCACGGCCGCGACGATGCCTCCCGCGCGGATGCGGCCGACCCGGGCGCCGAGGACGCGCGCCTGGTCGTCGCCCAGGGCGACGAGGTCGAACCGCCGGGCGAAGACGAGGAGCCCCGCCACGGCGAGCAGCACCACGGGCGCGAGCTGGGTCACGGCGTCGAGGCCGGTCTGGGCGAGGGTGCCGTTGCCCCAGGCGTACAGCCCCGTGGTCCGTTCGGGGAAGAGCAGGAGCAGCATCCAGGTCACCGCCTGCAGCGCGAGCGCGATGGCGGAGCCCGCCAGCACGAGCCGGATGGTGCCTCCGCCGCCTCGGCCGGCGGACATCGCCATCACGACCGCTGCGGCGGCGAGGCCCCCGGCGAACGCCACGACCCCGCCGCCCGCGGCCGGCAGCACCACCCCGAAGGCGGCGACCGCGACCACGGCGACGTACGATCCGGCGTTCACGGCCAGCGTGTCGGGCGAGGCGAGCAGGTTCCGCGAGACCGTCTGCATCACGAGCCCCGCCACGCCGAGGCACACGCCGACGAGCACGCCGGCCGCGAGGCGCGGCACCCGTGAGGCCACGAGCACGGCCGCGGACTGGTCGTCGCCGGCGCCGGCGAGCAGCGCGAGCAGCTCGGGCACGCCGACCGAGGCGGACCCCTGCGTCACGTGCACGGCGGCGAGGAGCGCCGCCGCGACGACGCCGATCGCGATGAGCGCGATCGCACCGACGCGCGGCGCCCCGGCCGGGGCATCCGTCACCGGTGCGGCGCGGCCGGCCTCGGTCGCCTCGCCCGGGCGCTCAGCCGGCGAGGGTGGCGACGACCGCATCGATGTAGTCGTTCATCGAGCTCGGGCCGCCGAACATCCAGATGCCGTCGGGCAGACGGTGCACCGACCCGGACTGCACGAAGGGCAGCGACTGCCAGACCGCGTTGCCCGCGAGCTCCTTCTGGTACGGGTCCTGCCCCTCGGCGTCGGAGGCGATGTACAGGAACTCGACGTCGCCGAGCGCGGTGAGCCCCTCGACGTCGGTCGAGGCGAGGCCGTAGTCGGCATCGCCCTCACCGGTCCAGGCGTTCACCAGGCCGAGCTCCTCCGTCACGTCGGAGAGGAGCGAGCCCTTGGCGAAGGGGCGGATCGACACCTGGCCGCCCGACGCCCACGCGTCGCTCATCGCGAACGACGCTCCGGCGAGGCCCGCGGCCTCGAGCGCCTGCCGGCCCTCCTCGACCTTCGCCTCGAACCCGGCGATGAGTTCCTCGCCCTCGGCCTCACGGCCGGTGGCGACGGCGATCTTCTCGAGGTTGCGCTCCATCTGCCCGATGGCGTCGGAGGCGTCGGCACCGCGCACGACGAGCACGGGCGCGAACTCCTCGATCTGGGAGATCGCCGACTCGGGCAGGTCGGAGGTGGTCACGACCAGGTCGGGAGCGAGTCCCGCGATCGCGTCGATCGAGGGCTCCCCGCGCGTGCCGACGTCGGTCACGTCGCCCTCGAGCGGCTCGGCGTGCACCCACGCGGTGTACCCCTCGACGTCGGCGACGCCCACGGGCGTCACGCCGAGCGCGACGAGGTTCTCGACGGTGTTCCACTCGAGCGCGACGATCTCGTCGGCGGGCTCGGCCAGCTCGATCGTCTCGCCGCGGTCGTCGACGATCGAGATCGCGGCGTCGCCCGCGGCGGCCGGCGTCTCCTCGGTCGTTCCGCAGCCGGTCAGCAGCAGGGCGGAG harbors:
- a CDS encoding ABC transporter ATP-binding protein, whose protein sequence is MSALPAVVPERRPGAGLAAEGVVLGYDGRRVIDGLDLVLPPARITAIVGPNACGKSTLLRGLARLHPLEGGRVTLDGEDVGRMPRRDVARRVGVLPQSSIAPDGVRVADLVGRGRYPHQGWCGRHSSDDDEVVAEALAATGVADLADRPIEELSGGQRQRVWIAMVLAQQTDIMLLDEPTTYLDVTHQLELLDLLTALNRERGTTVVMVLHELNLAARYADHLVVMSAGRIVAEGAPAEVLTVETVRGAFGLEARVIPDPVSGSPLVVPIGRFHAAE
- a CDS encoding iron-siderophore ABC transporter substrate-binding protein; its protein translation is MRLRRSLIAVAGAAVTALALSACAGGSTDEDAGSTGAVAEGFPVTIEHAFGETVIEDAPERVATWGWGSTEAAVALGVYPIAIAEQVWTVGEGAYLPWVEAAYEEAGEELPALLSDPEGGATVPYEEFIEADPDLILAPYSGLTEEQYDTLSEIAPVVAYPDAPWTTPWDEEIRITAEALGRSDEGEEVLQTISEGLAEQAAAHPEFAGKTFAGVWDGDGFVYVYTEADARIEVLTELGLEVAPSVADLDTSDGGFFYELSYEQLDQLDADFIVSYHDSEEEAAAFLAKPELQAIPAVAAGNVAQVTDRVTVSSVSPPTALSFDWEGGLPALIDAISGVLEP
- a CDS encoding Fe-S oxidoreductase yields the protein MSVPPGAGRPSHAVRIRLTDSPVSHAGYWFATAVGFAWGALLSTGRIERRRGLIVFTGMPTWAFGRGGACVGGCYLTDRNVSHRVLGHEAIHRRQWRRYGMLFPLLYLLGGRNPLRNRFEVEAGLEAGGYLRRAAATARGRPRSRR
- a CDS encoding iron chelate uptake ABC transporter family permease subunit — its product is MAPRAARRAGHRGTAARGIAVLAGGVVLLVLVVAASLALGVRGIDPADVWQALVAPVPGDPDQAVVLQLRVPRTVIGLAAGVALGLAGTVIQGVTRNPIADPGLLGVNAGASLAVVLGISLLGIVDPFGYIWFAFAGAGAAAVVVFAIGRGEPVRLALVGAALTALLTPLIALVLLRDTEAFNQYRFWAVGSLTGRELSTVAALWPFLVVGAVLVFALAHRLNLLALGDDVASALGQRVGVTRAVAGLSIVLLCGVATALAGPIALVGLVVPHAARWLVGSDYRWIVAVSVVFGPIMLLAADVIGRLIVPNAELEAGVVAAFLGAPVLIAIARSRRVAGL
- a CDS encoding NAD(P)/FAD-dependent oxidoreductase, with amino-acid sequence MQHEVDVVVIGAGPVGENVADRARAAGLQVVIVEQELVGGECSYWACVPSKTLLRSAAALRAARRVPGAAEAVTGDLDVAAVLARRNWFVSDWSDEGAVGWLDSVGIELVRGHGRLAGPRRVVVEHADGTLTELVARHAVAVSTGSDPVMPRIDGLAEARPWTSREATSAQEVPARLAVIGGGVVAVEMATAYAGFGTEVTVFARSGLLGGMEPFAGEAVADGLRELGATVRLGVTPERVERAPSGEVVLTLAGGEQLVADEVLVATGRRPRTDDLGLETVGLEPGSWLDVDDELLVRGVDGGWLVAVGDVNHRALLTHQGKYQARAAGDGIAARALSRPVDAAPWGAHVATADHRAVPSVVFAEPEVASVGLTAAAARDAGIDVRVVEVGLDAASGTGIHSDGPAGRAALVIDQERGTVVGATFVGQDVGELLHAATIAVVGEVPTDRLWHAVPAFPTVSEIWLRLLEALGRPGADA
- a CDS encoding iron-siderophore ABC transporter substrate-binding protein, which produces MRTRATALIAVAAGSALLLTGCGTTEETPAAAGDAAISIVDDRGETIELAEPADEIVALEWNTVENLVALGVTPVGVADVEGYTAWVHAEPLEGDVTDVGTRGEPSIDAIAGLAPDLVVTTSDLPESAISQIEEFAPVLVVRGADASDAIGQMERNLEKIAVATGREAEGEELIAGFEAKVEEGRQALEAAGLAGASFAMSDAWASGGQVSIRPFAKGSLLSDVTEELGLVNAWTGEGDADYGLASTDVEGLTALGDVEFLYIASDAEGQDPYQKELAGNAVWQSLPFVQSGSVHRLPDGIWMFGGPSSMNDYIDAVVATLAG
- a CDS encoding iron chelate uptake ABC transporter family permease subunit, translating into MTTAGATDRLDGPADVASVVASVRARRRRRQLLVVAVSAGLAVVLAVLASSFGAAGVTPDRVLAVLVGQGDRVERFVVFELRLPRILAALFVGAAFALAGAVFQSTLRNPLASPDILGISTGASLGAVWAMLGLGVAGAAVAGFAFGGGLAVAVVIWLTAWRQGLHGVRFVLVGVGMAYVCGSTVTWLLARGEVREAQAALHWTVGSVADVRGDQLALLAVGVLIVSALIAAVARVLAPLALGDDHASALGVRADASRVVLLVLAVALVATAASVAGPIAFVALIAPAVARRLVGGGGAALLASALAGAALTLAADVIGQFAIPGLTAPVGIVTGVIGAPYLLWLLARTERTRA
- a CDS encoding iron ABC transporter permease — translated: MRSSPPSPAERPGEATEAGRAAPVTDAPAGAPRVGAIALIAIGVVAAALLAAVHVTQGSASVGVPELLALLAGAGDDQSAAVLVASRVPRLAAGVLVGVCLGVAGLVMQTVSRNLLASPDTLAVNAGSYVAVVAVAAFGVVLPAAGGGVVAFAGGLAAAAVVMAMSAGRGGGGTIRLVLAGSAIALALQAVTWMLLLLFPERTTGLYAWGNGTLAQTGLDAVTQLAPVVLLAVAGLLVFARRFDLVALGDDQARVLGARVGRIRAGGIVAAVLLSAAAVTVAGPIGFVGLAAPAITRLIAERVRGMQRHVLLIPAAAVVGVIIVLGADVLLRLAFGGQAAVEVPTGVVTTIFGAVFLVGLALRARAADEAGAGFVVGGGLSRRGRILVIVAASVALVAVAFVSLLLGDAKLLGGDILNWITGQAGPLVDFVMNTRAPRVAAAILAGAALALAGTAVQAVSRNPLAEPAILGVTGGAGVGAVLVITLWPLATHLGVTLGGFAGALASAVVVFGLSLRGGLASTRLILIGMGVSAASAAITSMLIIATDPYNAAKALTWMSGSTYGRTFPQLIPLLVVLVASVPLLAARRRELDLLAFDDDTPRVLGVRLGPARLALLGVSVALTATAVAAVGVVGFVGLVAPHAARALVGGRHALVLPVAGLLGALLVCVADTVGRTVIAPGQLPAGLVTAIVGAPYFVWLLWRSRR
- a CDS encoding siderophore-interacting protein, encoding MLTSVVEAAPRPAYRSYRTSVARVRRLTPTFTRVTFTGHDLDGFGTAGLDQRVKVVLPNAAGFAHFPDGDDWYRAWRELPAEQRNPFRTYTVRAVRPAEREVDIDFALHGDLGPASAWAGAAAPGDEIVLIGPDELSPDRTSGIDFRPGAVETVLLAGDETAAPAICAILEQLPRDAAGIAIIEVPHPDDAIDVRAPEGVEVRWLARAAGDAHGDRLIPVVRDWVARSCTPDDELAPSEAALALADAERADPDDGPLWDVPEGRSLDGDCYAWLAGEATVITTLRRFLVREARLDRRRVAFMGYWRRGRAELE